A window of the Streptomyces sp. NBC_01351 genome harbors these coding sequences:
- a CDS encoding alpha/beta hydrolase, with product MDTRHLVDPQLLPMIEGVPPLDLSAETLSATRAGAGTPSFVPTDVSAEERMVPGPENAPDVRVILTRPTTGTDGPRPGLLWIHGGGYVLGSPDADQALASTFAGELDCVVVSVGYRLAPETPHPGPLHDCYAALTWLHSHAAELGVDPDRIAVAGQSAGGGLTAALAQLATHDGRIPLRMQVLVYPMLDDRTVTRPDPNAYTGRYIWTRENDKFGWTSLLGHEPGQDSAAPYAVPARTEDLTGLPPAFVTVGALDLFLDEDITYAHRLLRSGVPTELHVLPGTTHNSFILDGPQTSARMRQDVLTALRRALAPQS from the coding sequence ATGGACACTCGCCACCTCGTCGACCCCCAGCTGCTCCCCATGATCGAAGGGGTACCGCCCCTCGACCTGTCGGCCGAGACCCTGTCAGCGACGCGGGCCGGCGCCGGCACCCCGTCATTCGTACCGACAGACGTGAGCGCCGAGGAGCGCATGGTGCCCGGGCCGGAGAACGCCCCCGACGTCAGGGTCATCCTCACCCGGCCCACCACTGGGACCGACGGCCCGCGCCCCGGGCTGCTGTGGATCCACGGCGGCGGCTACGTGCTGGGCAGCCCCGACGCGGACCAGGCCCTGGCCAGCACCTTCGCAGGTGAACTCGACTGCGTCGTCGTGTCGGTCGGGTACCGCCTCGCCCCCGAAACGCCGCACCCCGGTCCACTGCACGACTGCTACGCGGCCCTGACCTGGTTGCACAGCCACGCCGCCGAGCTCGGCGTCGACCCCGACCGGATCGCCGTCGCCGGGCAGAGCGCCGGCGGCGGACTCACCGCGGCACTGGCACAGTTGGCCACCCACGACGGCCGTATTCCCCTGCGCATGCAGGTCCTCGTCTATCCGATGCTCGACGACCGCACGGTGACCCGCCCCGACCCCAACGCCTACACGGGCCGGTACATCTGGACCCGCGAGAACGACAAGTTCGGCTGGACGAGCCTGCTCGGCCACGAGCCCGGCCAGGACTCCGCAGCCCCGTACGCGGTCCCCGCCCGCACCGAGGACCTGACCGGATTGCCTCCCGCCTTCGTCACCGTCGGCGCCCTGGACCTCTTCCTCGACGAGGACATCACCTACGCCCACCGGCTGCTGCGCTCCGGCGTCCCCACCGAACTCCACGTCCTCCCCGGCACCACCCACAACAGCTTCATCCTCGACGGCCCACAGACCAGCGCCCGCATGCGCCAGGACGTCCTCACCGCACTACGCCGGGCCCTCGCCCCGCAGTCCTGA
- a CDS encoding protein kinase domain-containing protein — MGVVARAVDQLLNREVAVKALRAYTDASPAELADLRVRMQREAQAAARIRHSGVVTVHDVVEEQGLPVIVMELVDGPSLDAVLAERGSLDPREAAAIGAKLMDALDAAHQAGVLHRDVKPGNVLLERSGRVVLTDFGIASMEASGDEALAKLTQSGQIVGSLDYLPPERAQGQVPGAASDIWALGMTLYAAVEGASPFRRTSVWSTLAAIVGEPLPEPRRAGPLTPVLQALMAKDPLQRPDAGRAREMLEAVAGGRSADLATAPAPRPVAPAGFGPALAVPLPQPAPQPAASYSAGAYAAPPLPGVMPGAAQPGTTPGMPAGHNSGSETRATTVRTRRRRTRTIVAVAAATVLTCGGVAYALMDVRGVEGSGGSNTALPTASTTDGPTSPGDLTSISPGAKSSSTPSKKDEDRGTVPTSAPGNGADKPAGGPSASSKTKPPPGNGADKPAGGPSASSKTKPSSTVKEPTPVSTACTGWAHSNRSNGYGHTTQNTHLYTGPYAECSYVTEVKSGTKVYYHCYVANAHANKWIYARIAGTDTEGWMFSDKSTLDSGTLARC; from the coding sequence ATGGGTGTGGTCGCCCGGGCGGTGGACCAGTTGCTGAACCGCGAGGTCGCCGTCAAGGCCCTGCGGGCCTACACCGACGCCTCCCCGGCCGAACTGGCCGATCTGCGGGTCCGGATGCAGAGGGAGGCGCAGGCCGCCGCCCGTATCCGGCACAGTGGTGTGGTCACCGTGCACGACGTGGTCGAGGAGCAGGGGCTGCCGGTCATCGTCATGGAGCTGGTCGACGGGCCCTCCCTCGACGCCGTACTGGCGGAGCGCGGCTCACTGGATCCGCGCGAAGCGGCCGCGATCGGCGCCAAGCTGATGGACGCGCTCGACGCGGCACACCAGGCCGGGGTCCTCCATCGGGACGTCAAGCCCGGCAACGTACTGCTCGAGCGCAGCGGCCGGGTCGTGCTCACCGACTTCGGCATCGCCAGCATGGAGGCCTCCGGCGACGAGGCGCTGGCCAAGCTGACACAGAGCGGTCAGATCGTCGGCTCTCTCGACTATCTGCCACCGGAGCGCGCACAGGGCCAGGTACCGGGTGCCGCGTCGGACATCTGGGCGCTCGGCATGACGCTGTACGCGGCCGTGGAGGGCGCTTCGCCCTTCCGCCGTACGTCGGTGTGGTCCACGCTGGCGGCGATCGTCGGCGAACCGCTGCCGGAGCCCCGGCGCGCCGGACCGCTCACCCCGGTGTTGCAGGCGCTGATGGCCAAGGACCCGCTGCAGCGGCCCGACGCCGGGCGGGCGCGCGAGATGCTGGAGGCGGTCGCCGGGGGCAGGAGCGCGGACCTCGCGACGGCACCGGCGCCCCGGCCCGTCGCTCCGGCGGGCTTCGGTCCCGCCCTCGCCGTGCCTCTCCCCCAGCCTGCTCCCCAGCCCGCCGCTTCCTACTCGGCCGGCGCGTACGCTGCCCCTCCGCTGCCGGGCGTCATGCCCGGCGCCGCGCAGCCGGGCACGACGCCCGGCATGCCCGCCGGTCACAACAGCGGTTCCGAGACCCGTGCCACGACGGTCCGCACGCGGCGCCGCCGCACCCGAACCATCGTCGCGGTGGCGGCCGCCACCGTCCTCACCTGCGGCGGAGTCGCCTACGCTCTGATGGACGTGCGAGGCGTTGAGGGCAGCGGCGGGTCGAACACCGCGCTGCCCACTGCGAGCACGACCGACGGCCCGACCTCTCCGGGGGACCTGACGTCCATCAGCCCCGGCGCGAAGTCGTCCAGCACCCCTTCGAAGAAGGATGAGGACCGAGGGACAGTTCCCACGTCAGCGCCCGGCAACGGAGCCGACAAGCCGGCAGGGGGCCCGTCAGCCTCTTCGAAGACAAAGCCCCCGCCCGGCAACGGAGCCGACAAGCCGGCAGGGGGCCCGTCAGCCTCTTCGAAGACAAAGCCCAGTTCCACGGTGAAGGAGCCCACCCCGGTGTCGACGGCGTGCACCGGCTGGGCCCACTCGAACCGCAGCAATGGCTACGGCCACACGACCCAGAACACCCACCTCTACACCGGGCCGTACGCGGAATGCTCCTACGTGACCGAGGTCAAGTCCGGCACGAAGGTCTACTACCACTGCTATGTCGCCAATGCCCATGCCAACAAGTGGATCTACGCCCGTATCGCGGGCACGGACACCGAGGGCTGGATGTTCAGCGACAAATCCACTCTGGACAGTGGCACGCTCGCCCGCTGTTAA
- a CDS encoding NmrA family NAD(P)-binding protein, producing MTTLVTGATGNTGRHVVAELVRRGEHVRALTRNPAAAAGRFPAGVELAAGTHTAPEGLDGAFAGVSRLHITVTAGLAEAGPELVRQAVDAGVRRITVVWGGWVGPVEQAVADSGVEWTRLEPQEFMSNTLTWIESVAEGVVREPYDFPSALVHEADIGAVAAAALLDDVHAGRSYNLTGPESLTPRERIAILSRAIGRDIGFVPISHEQALDRLTATGVSRADAEYVVGWYADPSDDATTVVDTVERITGRPARTFAQWAAEHAGRFRGTGATG from the coding sequence GTGACGACACTGGTTACGGGTGCCACCGGGAACACCGGTCGGCACGTCGTGGCGGAGCTGGTCCGCCGAGGAGAGCACGTCCGGGCACTGACGCGGAATCCGGCTGCGGCCGCGGGCAGGTTTCCGGCCGGGGTGGAGCTGGCGGCGGGCACGCACACGGCACCGGAGGGGCTGGACGGCGCCTTCGCGGGTGTCAGCCGGTTACACATCACGGTGACGGCGGGGCTCGCCGAGGCCGGGCCCGAGTTGGTACGGCAGGCGGTCGACGCGGGTGTGCGGCGCATCACCGTGGTGTGGGGCGGCTGGGTGGGGCCAGTCGAGCAGGCAGTGGCGGACTCGGGGGTGGAGTGGACACGCCTGGAGCCGCAGGAGTTCATGTCCAACACGTTGACCTGGATCGAATCGGTCGCCGAGGGAGTTGTGCGAGAGCCGTACGACTTTCCCAGCGCGCTCGTCCACGAGGCCGACATCGGGGCTGTGGCGGCGGCCGCGCTGCTCGACGACGTCCACGCGGGGCGTTCCTACAACCTCACCGGCCCCGAATCACTGACCCCGCGGGAACGGATCGCGATCCTGTCCCGGGCGATCGGCCGCGACATCGGCTTCGTCCCGATCTCGCACGAGCAAGCCCTCGACAGGCTGACGGCCACCGGTGTGTCCCGGGCGGACGCCGAGTACGTCGTCGGCTGGTACGCCGACCCCAGCGATGACGCCACGACCGTCGTCGACACCGTCGAGCGGATTACCGGCCGCCCAGCGCGCACGTTCGCTCAGTGGGCGGCCGAACACGCCGGACGCTTCCGTGGAACGGGCGCCACCGGCTAG